A part of Microbulbifer salipaludis genomic DNA contains:
- a CDS encoding sulfatase-like hydrolase/transferase, whose translation MKKLAITLALLVAAGYVGWQNRLDLLLWAAPKLTELRTPVAPNQPVNWQQGPEVATQSPAERPPNVILILADDLGFNDISLTNGGAADGSLQTPSIDSLAAAGTQFTNGYAANAICAPSRASLMTGRYSSRFGFEYTPIFKLGPRIFQWMEDLEPSDPPVLVDLDVTASLPPMEELGMPAEEVTIAEALKQQGYYTAHIGKWHLGTGTGMRPEEQGFDDSLYMKGTLYQPADHPEVVNARVHGDAIDNMIWATGTYAAQFNGSEPFAPDGYLTDYYTREAVKVIEANRNQPFFLYLAHWGVHNPLQASRADYEALSHIKDHRLRVYAGMIRALDRSVAKINAALEKHGLSDNTLVIFSSDNGGAGYLGLPDLNKPYRGWKLSHFEGGTHVPFLMRWPAQIPAGGTVTEPAHHIDLFHTIAAAADAPVPDDRKLDGIDLLPAIRGEVDANLQRPLFWRQGHQQSVLSEGWKLIRAAQPDKPGAGPQKFLFHLAADPTEQRNLAAEQPQKVAELEALLAAHNAEQAPPAWPSAMQAPILIDKTTNEVTEAGDTYLYWPN comes from the coding sequence ATGAAGAAACTCGCCATTACCCTTGCCCTGCTCGTGGCCGCCGGCTATGTCGGCTGGCAGAATCGACTCGACCTGCTGCTGTGGGCGGCCCCCAAACTCACCGAGCTGCGCACCCCCGTTGCCCCCAACCAGCCGGTGAACTGGCAGCAGGGGCCAGAGGTGGCCACACAGTCACCGGCAGAGCGACCGCCCAACGTGATCCTGATTCTCGCCGACGACCTGGGCTTCAATGACATCTCCCTCACCAATGGCGGCGCCGCTGATGGCAGCCTGCAGACGCCCTCCATCGACAGCCTGGCGGCCGCGGGCACCCAGTTCACCAACGGCTATGCCGCCAACGCCATCTGCGCACCCTCCCGCGCCAGTCTGATGACCGGGCGCTACTCCAGCCGCTTCGGTTTCGAGTACACCCCAATCTTCAAGCTGGGACCGCGGATTTTCCAATGGATGGAAGATCTGGAGCCAAGCGATCCACCGGTGCTGGTGGACCTGGACGTAACCGCCTCGCTGCCACCCATGGAAGAGCTGGGTATGCCGGCAGAGGAAGTCACCATCGCCGAAGCGCTCAAGCAACAGGGCTACTACACCGCCCATATCGGCAAGTGGCACCTGGGCACCGGTACCGGCATGCGCCCGGAAGAGCAGGGCTTTGACGACAGCCTGTATATGAAAGGCACCCTGTACCAGCCCGCCGACCACCCCGAGGTGGTGAATGCGCGGGTGCACGGCGACGCTATCGACAACATGATCTGGGCGACCGGCACCTACGCAGCGCAATTCAACGGCAGCGAACCCTTTGCCCCGGACGGCTACCTCACCGATTACTACACCCGCGAGGCGGTCAAGGTGATCGAAGCCAACCGCAACCAGCCCTTCTTCCTGTATCTGGCCCACTGGGGCGTGCACAACCCGCTGCAGGCGTCGCGCGCGGATTACGAAGCGCTGTCTCACATCAAGGATCACCGCCTGCGGGTCTACGCGGGGATGATCCGCGCCCTCGATCGCAGCGTAGCCAAGATCAACGCCGCACTGGAAAAGCACGGCCTCAGCGACAACACCCTGGTGATTTTTTCCAGCGACAACGGCGGTGCCGGCTACCTTGGCCTGCCGGATCTGAACAAGCCCTATCGCGGCTGGAAGCTGTCGCACTTCGAGGGCGGTACTCACGTACCCTTCCTGATGCGCTGGCCGGCACAAATTCCCGCGGGCGGCACCGTCACCGAACCAGCACACCACATTGACCTGTTCCACACCATCGCCGCCGCCGCGGACGCTCCGGTACCCGACGACCGCAAGCTCGACGGCATCGACCTGCTGCCGGCCATTCGCGGCGAGGTCGACGCAAACCTACAGCGCCCACTGTTCTGGCGGCAGGGCCACCAGCAGAGCGTGCTTTCCGAGGGCTGGAAACTAATCCGCGCCGCGCAACCGGACAAGCCCGGTGCCGGCCCGCAGAAGTTCCTGTTCCACCTCGCCGCCGACCCCACCGAACAGCGCAACCTGGCTGCTGAGCAACCGCAAAAGGTCGCCGAGCTGGAGGCGCTACTTGCAGCACACAACGCCGAGCAGGCACCGCCGGCATGGCCCAGTGCAATGCAGGCGCCGATCCTGATCGACAAGACCACCAACGAAGTTACCGAGGCCGGTGACACCTACCTGTACTGGCCCAACTAA
- a CDS encoding NADP-dependent oxidoreductase: MNEQVTQVRFAKPATGLPTAETWAFSHDPLPEPKEGEVSIRLHYLSIDPAMKGWITNKRSYIESVPPGEVMRGFGVGEVIASRTDYFKVGDFCTGFTGIQTHATLDGRTLRKVDPQLVPLSRYMGGLGMTGFTGYFGLLDIGKPQAGETVVVSSAAGAVGHVVCQIARLKGCRVVGIAGGPDKCRYLREELELDAVIDYRAGSLGAALSAAAPDGIDVYFDGVGGETLDAVLARINRHARIVLCGAVSQYGQLENMVGPGNYMQLIAQSGLMQGFTMRDYLKQIPAAFVELLTWEKQGKLKFREHIVEGIEQFPQAVDMLYRGENHGKLMLKLV; encoded by the coding sequence ATGAATGAGCAGGTAACACAGGTGCGATTCGCCAAGCCCGCCACCGGCCTACCAACGGCGGAAACCTGGGCGTTCAGTCACGACCCGCTGCCCGAGCCAAAGGAAGGCGAGGTCTCGATCCGGCTCCACTATCTATCCATCGACCCGGCCATGAAGGGCTGGATTACCAACAAGCGCAGTTATATTGAATCGGTACCGCCGGGTGAGGTGATGCGCGGCTTTGGGGTCGGTGAGGTGATTGCCTCGCGCACGGACTATTTCAAAGTTGGGGATTTCTGTACCGGCTTTACCGGTATCCAGACCCACGCCACCCTGGACGGCAGGACACTGCGCAAAGTCGACCCGCAACTGGTGCCGCTGAGCCGCTATATGGGCGGACTGGGGATGACCGGCTTTACCGGCTATTTCGGCCTGCTGGATATTGGCAAGCCGCAAGCGGGCGAGACGGTGGTCGTGTCGTCTGCAGCCGGCGCGGTTGGCCATGTAGTGTGCCAGATTGCACGTCTCAAGGGTTGCCGTGTGGTGGGTATTGCCGGCGGGCCGGACAAGTGCCGCTATCTACGCGAGGAGCTGGAGCTGGACGCGGTGATCGATTACCGCGCGGGCAGTCTCGGCGCGGCCCTGAGCGCGGCCGCGCCCGACGGTATCGACGTGTACTTTGACGGTGTGGGTGGCGAAACCCTGGATGCGGTGCTCGCGCGTATTAACCGGCATGCACGCATTGTGTTGTGCGGTGCGGTATCCCAGTACGGGCAGCTGGAAAATATGGTGGGGCCGGGCAATTACATGCAGCTGATCGCACAGAGCGGATTGATGCAGGGTTTCACCATGCGCGATTATCTCAAGCAAATTCCTGCGGCGTTTGTGGAGCTGCTGACCTGGGAGAAGCAGGGAAAGCTCAAGTTCCGTGAGCATATTGTCGAGGGTATCGAGCAGTTCCCACAGGCGGTGGACATGCTCTACCGCGGTGAAAACCACGGCAAGCTGATGCTGAAGCTGGTGTGA
- a CDS encoding haloalkane dehalogenase, which translates to MMDILRTPDECFENLPGYGFAPHYTTILDDDGTEIRIHHVDEGPRDAEPILLMHGNPSWAYLYRKMIPGLLQSGRRVIAVDLVGCGRSDKPARKQYYTLARHMDWMKKWLLANDLRNITLFCQDWGGTIGLHLVAKFPERFDRVIASNTGVPTGKGGNRYLDIWLAVMRWMPSFPWKIAFKNTIQCEEFNQAKFDAYRKAPFPARRYQAGILQFPQLIAIHPDNPGVPLNEETWAGLKQFHKPFLTLFGSRDPVSRGFEKIFQKHVPGARGQAHKIIRGGGHFIQEDKPEELVAEILPFLEVHQSTEAASDPA; encoded by the coding sequence ATGATGGACATACTGCGCACGCCCGACGAGTGCTTCGAAAACCTGCCGGGCTATGGCTTTGCGCCGCACTACACCACCATCCTCGACGACGATGGAACGGAAATTCGTATTCACCACGTGGATGAAGGGCCGCGGGATGCTGAACCGATCCTGCTGATGCACGGCAACCCTTCCTGGGCCTACCTGTACCGCAAAATGATACCGGGGCTGCTGCAGAGCGGGCGCCGGGTTATTGCCGTGGACCTGGTAGGTTGTGGGCGCAGCGACAAGCCCGCACGCAAGCAGTATTACACCCTCGCACGGCACATGGACTGGATGAAAAAATGGCTGCTCGCCAACGACCTGCGCAACATTACCCTGTTCTGTCAGGACTGGGGTGGCACCATCGGTCTGCACCTGGTGGCCAAATTCCCAGAGCGTTTTGATCGCGTCATTGCCAGTAATACTGGCGTGCCCACCGGCAAGGGCGGCAACCGCTACCTGGATATCTGGCTGGCCGTGATGCGCTGGATGCCGTCCTTCCCGTGGAAAATCGCCTTTAAGAACACAATCCAGTGCGAAGAGTTCAATCAGGCGAAGTTCGATGCCTACCGCAAGGCACCCTTCCCGGCGCGCCGTTACCAAGCCGGTATATTGCAGTTTCCGCAGCTTATTGCCATCCATCCGGATAACCCTGGGGTGCCGCTGAATGAGGAAACCTGGGCCGGCCTGAAACAGTTCCACAAGCCCTTCCTGACCCTGTTTGGCAGTCGGGATCCGGTGTCACGCGGCTTCGAAAAAATATTCCAGAAACATGTGCCGGGCGCCCGCGGCCAGGCGCACAAGATCATCCGTGGCGGTGGCCACTTTATCCAGGAAGATAAACCGGAGGAACTGGTGGCGGAGATACTGCCGTTCCTCGAAGTGCACCAGTCCACCGAGGCCGCAAGCGATCCCGCGTAG
- a CDS encoding SDR family NAD(P)-dependent oxidoreductase: MPSTNKNTFAERRIAITGASGGLGRELALCFARNGWRVAVADVREAEGEAVVGELKTLGAEAFYQHCDVRQERDFETLLAACLPAALGRRGCAGE, translated from the coding sequence ATGCCGAGCACGAATAAAAATACATTCGCCGAGCGCCGCATTGCGATTACCGGCGCGTCCGGCGGCCTCGGCCGCGAACTGGCGTTGTGCTTTGCCCGCAATGGCTGGCGCGTCGCCGTGGCGGATGTGCGTGAGGCGGAAGGCGAAGCGGTGGTAGGGGAGCTCAAAACCCTCGGCGCAGAGGCCTTCTATCAGCACTGCGACGTGCGCCAGGAAAGAGATTTTGAAACCCTATTGGCTGCCTGCCTGCCAGCAGCACTGGGGCGGCGTGGATGTGCTGGTGAATAA
- a CDS encoding SDR family NAD(P)-dependent oxidoreductase, which translates to MKPYWLPACQQHWGGVDVLVNNAGVASAGRIEKEPIDNWLRLLDINTLGVVRGCKVFAPALKAQGGGQLVNIASIAGIASVPKMSSYNASKAAVVSLSETLRAELSPDGIGVTVVCPHLFRTGLLDSMVNNNDRTKAGIGKTMDASPLSAADIAQMICRAVQKNTFMLLPHRATHWMWWLKRLSPSLDRWLSARLA; encoded by the coding sequence TTGAAACCCTATTGGCTGCCTGCCTGCCAGCAGCACTGGGGCGGCGTGGATGTGCTGGTGAATAATGCCGGCGTTGCTAGTGCCGGGCGCATTGAGAAAGAGCCCATCGACAATTGGCTGCGTTTGCTGGACATCAACACTCTGGGGGTGGTGCGCGGCTGCAAGGTGTTTGCACCGGCACTGAAGGCCCAGGGCGGTGGCCAGCTTGTGAATATTGCGTCGATCGCTGGCATCGCCTCGGTGCCAAAAATGAGTAGTTATAACGCCAGCAAGGCGGCGGTGGTCAGCCTGTCGGAAACCCTGCGTGCGGAACTATCCCCTGACGGTATTGGTGTGACTGTGGTTTGCCCGCATCTGTTCCGCACCGGGCTACTGGACTCCATGGTAAACAACAATGACCGCACCAAGGCCGGCATTGGCAAAACGATGGATGCTTCACCGCTGTCCGCCGCGGATATTGCGCAGATGATCTGCCGCGCAGTACAAAAAAATACGTTTATGTTGTTGCCACACCGCGCGACCCACTGGATGTGGTGGCTGAAGCGCCTGTCGCCTTCGCTGGATCGCTGGCTGTCGGCGCGCTTGGCCTGA
- a CDS encoding glutathione S-transferase N-terminal domain-containing protein, with protein MSSIDPIQIFGHIGSPYSRKMVALMRYRQIPYRVTWGDPREALQSLGVAVPKPALLPVLLLPGDDEQPHPQPEALCDSTPLIRRLEHLYSDRSVLPQDPALAFIDYLLEDYADEWVTKFMFHYRWHFAADAGHAGNLLPLGYSVSLPDAMLQQMSVMLSERQIGRLGVVGSSEQTAPVIEAGYRRFLQVMEAHLASQPYMLGSRPGSGDFALYGQLTQLVGVDPTPRHIALDLAPRVVAWTSLMEDQSGLDLAGAQWNDPVDLPSTLRPLLNEIGRTYVPAQLANAAALQAGQSIWECEIDGRRWVQSAFAYQGKCLSWLREEFAQLAKADQQRVLGALDGTGCEALLVGLV; from the coding sequence GTGAGTAGCATCGACCCGATCCAGATATTCGGCCACATTGGCTCGCCCTACAGTCGCAAGATGGTGGCGCTGATGCGTTACCGGCAGATTCCCTACCGGGTGACCTGGGGGGACCCCCGCGAGGCGTTGCAATCTTTAGGGGTGGCGGTGCCCAAGCCCGCCCTGTTACCGGTACTGTTGTTGCCGGGTGACGATGAGCAGCCTCACCCTCAGCCAGAGGCGCTCTGTGACTCTACCCCCTTGATTCGCCGTCTTGAGCATCTGTATTCAGACCGGTCCGTGTTGCCGCAGGACCCGGCGCTGGCGTTTATCGATTACCTGCTCGAGGACTATGCCGATGAGTGGGTAACCAAGTTTATGTTTCACTACCGTTGGCACTTTGCCGCCGATGCCGGTCACGCGGGTAACCTGCTTCCGCTCGGTTATTCGGTGAGCCTGCCGGATGCCATGTTGCAGCAGATGAGCGTGATGCTCTCCGAGCGTCAGATCGGCCGCCTTGGGGTAGTGGGCTCCAGCGAACAGACCGCACCGGTAATCGAGGCCGGCTACCGCCGCTTCCTACAGGTAATGGAGGCGCATTTGGCCAGCCAGCCGTATATGCTCGGTTCAAGGCCGGGTAGCGGCGACTTCGCCTTGTACGGCCAGCTCACGCAGCTGGTGGGTGTCGATCCAACGCCGCGACACATCGCCCTTGATTTGGCTCCTCGCGTCGTTGCCTGGACCAGCCTGATGGAAGACCAGAGTGGCCTCGACCTTGCCGGTGCACAGTGGAACGACCCAGTGGACCTTCCCTCGACCTTGCGTCCGTTGTTGAACGAAATTGGCCGCACCTATGTGCCGGCACAACTGGCCAATGCCGCGGCCCTGCAGGCTGGCCAAAGTATCTGGGAATGCGAGATCGATGGTCGGCGCTGGGTCCAGTCTGCGTTTGCATACCAGGGCAAGTGCCTGAGTTGGCTGCGCGAAGAGTTTGCTCAGTTGGCGAAAGCCGACCAGCAGCGGGTTCTCGGAGCCCTGGATGGCACCGGCTGTGAGGCATTACTTGTTGGACTCGTTTAA
- a CDS encoding DUF1254 domain-containing protein encodes MKKALVVLSVLIMLLGGPVLYSLSLVKKTAQAYVYSYPLALMALTRESMIGSGLTLNRFSHIQFFPDHTFRNVVRPNNDTLYSIAWLDLSTGPLVLDVPDTAGRQYVMPLMDMWTNVFATVGKGSTGTGAGSYLIAGPDWQGTVPADVQEITAPTNGVWIIGRIQTNGRSDIANVRNLQREVFLTPLAGWLTGERHNGQVMEANAKTGKRDPAAELMAMSATEYFALVNRLLQKQRTLAQDAVAVTSLRTLGIVPGSNEVKERWNPVPTLLMDRAIKIAQSRVLSAAYGPRELENGWAVWRSKLGRYGDDYGLRMAVAVIGLGALPPEEAAYPNAEVDVEGNPLHGSNRYRLHFAAGQTPPVDAFWSLTLYDEDGFLVDNPISRYTIGGRDALQYNEDGSLDILIQHQPPVNQANWLPAPDGAFALTLRLYLPRRAFLSGDWTVPGVEFVR; translated from the coding sequence ATGAAAAAAGCTCTGGTCGTGTTGTCTGTCCTGATCATGCTGCTGGGCGGGCCAGTGTTATACAGCCTGAGCTTGGTCAAAAAGACCGCTCAGGCCTATGTGTACAGTTACCCGCTGGCGCTGATGGCGCTCACCCGCGAGTCTATGATCGGCAGTGGCTTAACCCTCAACCGGTTCAGCCATATCCAGTTTTTTCCTGACCACACTTTCCGCAACGTGGTGCGCCCGAATAATGACACGCTCTACAGTATTGCCTGGCTGGATTTGTCCACCGGGCCGCTGGTGCTGGACGTGCCGGACACCGCCGGCCGCCAGTACGTCATGCCACTGATGGATATGTGGACCAATGTGTTTGCCACCGTTGGCAAAGGCAGCACCGGCACCGGCGCCGGCAGTTACCTGATTGCCGGGCCGGACTGGCAGGGCACGGTGCCTGCCGATGTACAGGAAATTACCGCGCCTACCAACGGCGTGTGGATAATTGGCCGCATCCAGACCAACGGCCGCTCCGACATCGCCAATGTGCGCAACTTACAGCGGGAAGTTTTCCTCACGCCACTGGCCGGTTGGCTGACCGGTGAGCGCCATAATGGGCAGGTGATGGAAGCTAATGCAAAAACGGGCAAACGAGATCCCGCCGCGGAACTGATGGCGATGTCCGCGACAGAATACTTCGCACTGGTAAATAGATTACTGCAGAAGCAACGGACCTTGGCGCAGGATGCAGTGGCTGTAACGAGTCTACGTACCCTGGGAATTGTGCCTGGCAGCAACGAGGTAAAAGAGCGCTGGAATCCGGTGCCAACCCTGCTGATGGACAGGGCAATCAAAATTGCACAAAGCCGGGTACTGTCTGCCGCATATGGTCCGCGCGAGCTGGAAAATGGCTGGGCCGTTTGGCGTTCCAAACTCGGGCGCTACGGGGATGATTATGGTCTGCGTATGGCGGTGGCAGTTATTGGCCTCGGTGCCTTGCCCCCGGAAGAGGCGGCCTACCCCAACGCCGAAGTCGATGTTGAGGGTAACCCATTGCACGGCTCAAACCGTTACCGCCTGCATTTTGCTGCCGGGCAGACGCCGCCGGTGGATGCGTTCTGGTCGCTGACCCTGTACGACGAGGACGGCTTCCTGGTCGACAATCCCATTAGCCGCTATACGATCGGAGGCCGCGACGCGCTGCAGTACAACGAGGATGGGTCTCTGGATATTCTCATTCAGCACCAGCCGCCGGTAAATCAGGCCAATTGGCTGCCCGCACCTGACGGGGCCTTCGCGCTGACCCTGCGACTGTACTTGCCCCGCCGGGCGTTTCTGAGTGGCGACTGGACGGTGCCCGGCGTCGAGTTTGTTCGCTAG
- a CDS encoding iron-containing alcohol dehydrogenase — protein MKWPLQKALYRTAHMITKPLVKLIKVPVPELITGAGSVTQLPPLIQKHGVGRVLLVTDQGITRLGLADGLVKALEEIGIGCSVFDGVQPNPTIENIEAGVAAYQHNRCDGIIAFGGGSPMDCAKMVGARVSNPGKSVMQMRGAFKIPKALPPLFAVPTTAGTGSECTVAAVVSDPQAQEKFAVTSLKIVPRYAVLDPELMLGLPPHITASTGMDALTHAIEAYIGRFGTPFTDENAEKAVKIIFQDLEAVYLDGSDLERRNNLAQASYFAGLAFTRALIGYVHAIAHNLGGMYGVPHGLANAIVLPHILDFSRADCEHKLARLAVVGGLGEAKEPAADLAMRFIEKIRDMNRNMDIPTSVAQLQEKDIPHLAQRALKEGNPDYPVPTLMNQQQCEALLRKLLPSVENPAG, from the coding sequence ATGAAGTGGCCACTACAAAAAGCGCTGTATCGCACTGCACATATGATTACCAAGCCACTGGTGAAACTGATCAAGGTTCCGGTACCGGAATTGATCACCGGTGCCGGGAGCGTTACCCAGTTGCCGCCGCTTATCCAGAAGCACGGCGTAGGTCGCGTATTACTGGTCACCGACCAGGGTATCACCCGGCTTGGCCTGGCGGATGGGCTGGTCAAGGCACTGGAAGAAATTGGTATTGGCTGTAGCGTGTTTGACGGTGTGCAGCCCAATCCCACGATCGAGAATATCGAGGCCGGGGTGGCGGCATATCAGCACAATCGTTGTGATGGCATTATTGCCTTTGGCGGTGGCTCGCCCATGGACTGCGCCAAGATGGTCGGTGCCCGGGTCAGCAACCCGGGCAAGTCCGTGATGCAGATGCGCGGCGCATTCAAGATCCCCAAGGCCCTACCGCCACTGTTCGCGGTACCCACCACCGCAGGCACCGGTTCTGAATGCACTGTTGCGGCGGTGGTCTCGGATCCGCAGGCGCAGGAAAAATTCGCAGTCACCAGCCTGAAGATTGTCCCCCGCTACGCGGTGCTGGACCCCGAGCTGATGCTCGGCCTGCCACCACACATTACCGCCAGTACCGGCATGGATGCACTGACCCATGCCATCGAGGCCTATATCGGCAGATTTGGTACACCGTTTACCGATGAGAATGCCGAGAAGGCGGTAAAGATTATTTTTCAGGATCTCGAAGCGGTGTACCTGGACGGTAGTGATCTGGAACGGCGCAATAATCTGGCCCAGGCGTCCTACTTTGCGGGGCTCGCATTTACCCGGGCACTCATTGGCTATGTACATGCCATCGCACACAACCTGGGAGGCATGTACGGAGTGCCCCACGGCCTCGCCAATGCCATCGTGCTGCCCCACATTCTGGATTTCTCGCGCGCGGACTGTGAGCACAAGCTGGCACGCCTGGCGGTCGTTGGCGGCCTAGGAGAGGCTAAAGAACCCGCCGCGGATCTTGCCATGCGCTTTATCGAAAAGATTCGCGATATGAATCGCAATATGGATATTCCCACGAGCGTGGCGCAATTACAGGAAAAAGACATTCCGCACCTTGCGCAGCGCGCCCTCAAGGAAGGCAACCCGGACTACCCGGTACCCACGCTGATGAACCAGCAGCAGTGTGAGGCGCTTTTGCGCAAGTTACTGCCATCCGTTGAGAATCCTGCCGGATAA
- a CDS encoding alkyl/aryl-sulfatase, producing the protein MKPFIPVLLCAAALTGCGSSSDNNANNSINDSADKYGFSAPTAATIRANADVLNQLPFANQQDFADARRGLIASADELRIDGPGSGPVWDLTAYDFIQGDAPASVNPSLWRQAKLNNIHGLFEVTKGIYQLRGFDLANMTLIDGEKGWIVVDPLTSKETAHYAFEFAMQHLQRKPISAVIFTHSHVDHFGGATALVSAEEIASGKVDLIAPEGFMEEATSENSMAGMAMYRRALYMYGKRLPRSERAHVDTGLGKEPALGSSSVLPPNYLVTETPQQHEIDGVPFVFQNAPHSEAPAELTFYLPEHNAWCGAELVSQQMHNVYTLRGAKVRDSLNWSNTIDDVIQRFGNAEIYFGSHHWPIWGNAQVVDFLKKQRDVYKYIHDQTIRMANAGLTPQEIAEQIQLPASLRKNFSTRGYYGTVSHNVKAVYQFYFGWYDGNPANLNPLPPVDSAKKTIEFMGGADAVLSKAQRSFDDDEYRWVAEVLNHLVFAEPDNDDAKALLAKTYDQLGYSAESGPWRDVYLSGAYELRHGGPERGMDLALAAEQLQYMPLPRFLDTIAVGLDGPKAEGENLTVNFVFPDLNQSYVLQVENAVLHYWQRQPDPNANATLTLTHDLFLRLLTRQASAREVLFSDELEVAGSKLDLIRFFSLFSMADGKFDIVTP; encoded by the coding sequence ATGAAGCCGTTTATTCCCGTATTGCTCTGTGCCGCCGCCCTGACTGGTTGCGGCAGTAGTTCTGATAACAACGCCAACAACAGCATTAACGACAGCGCGGATAAATACGGTTTCAGCGCACCCACCGCGGCGACCATCCGCGCGAATGCCGATGTGCTCAACCAACTGCCGTTTGCCAATCAGCAGGACTTTGCCGATGCCCGCCGCGGCCTGATTGCCAGCGCTGACGAGCTTCGGATTGATGGGCCCGGATCCGGCCCCGTGTGGGACCTTACCGCCTACGACTTCATTCAGGGCGACGCGCCCGCCAGCGTCAACCCCAGCCTCTGGCGCCAGGCCAAGCTGAACAATATCCACGGCCTGTTTGAAGTCACCAAGGGCATATATCAGCTGCGTGGCTTCGACCTCGCCAACATGACACTGATCGATGGGGAAAAGGGCTGGATCGTTGTCGATCCACTCACATCCAAAGAAACCGCCCATTACGCCTTCGAATTTGCCATGCAGCACCTGCAGCGCAAGCCAATTTCTGCGGTTATCTTTACGCACAGTCACGTGGACCACTTTGGTGGCGCCACTGCGCTGGTCTCCGCCGAGGAGATCGCCAGTGGCAAGGTGGACCTCATCGCACCCGAAGGCTTTATGGAAGAGGCCACCAGCGAGAACTCCATGGCCGGCATGGCGATGTATCGCCGCGCCCTGTACATGTATGGCAAGCGACTGCCGCGTTCCGAGCGCGCGCATGTGGACACCGGCCTGGGCAAAGAGCCCGCGCTGGGTTCCAGCAGCGTGTTGCCACCAAATTATCTGGTCACCGAAACGCCGCAACAGCACGAGATTGACGGCGTGCCTTTTGTCTTCCAGAACGCACCCCACTCGGAAGCCCCCGCGGAACTGACCTTCTACCTGCCCGAGCACAATGCATGGTGTGGTGCCGAACTGGTTTCACAACAGATGCACAACGTCTACACCCTGCGCGGCGCCAAGGTGCGCGACAGCCTGAACTGGAGCAACACCATCGATGATGTGATCCAGCGCTTCGGGAATGCGGAGATTTATTTCGGCAGCCACCACTGGCCGATCTGGGGCAACGCGCAGGTGGTGGACTTTCTCAAAAAGCAGCGCGATGTGTATAAATACATTCACGACCAGACCATCCGCATGGCCAATGCCGGTCTGACGCCACAGGAAATCGCCGAACAGATCCAACTCCCCGCGTCGCTGCGCAAGAACTTTTCCACCCGTGGTTACTACGGCACTGTCAGTCACAATGTGAAAGCGGTGTATCAGTTTTATTTCGGCTGGTACGACGGCAATCCGGCCAATCTAAATCCGCTGCCACCGGTAGACTCGGCGAAAAAGACCATCGAATTTATGGGCGGTGCCGATGCGGTACTGAGCAAGGCGCAGCGCTCTTTTGACGATGATGAATACCGCTGGGTGGCAGAGGTGCTCAACCACCTGGTCTTCGCGGAACCCGATAATGACGACGCCAAAGCCCTGCTGGCAAAAACCTACGACCAGCTGGGGTATAGCGCGGAATCCGGCCCGTGGCGGGACGTGTATCTGAGCGGCGCCTACGAGCTGCGCCACGGCGGCCCCGAGCGCGGTATGGATCTGGCGCTGGCCGCCGAGCAATTGCAGTACATGCCCCTGCCGCGCTTTCTCGACACCATCGCGGTGGGCCTGGACGGCCCCAAGGCCGAGGGCGAAAATCTAACGGTCAACTTCGTTTTCCCCGACCTCAACCAGAGCTATGTACTGCAGGTCGAAAACGCCGTGCTGCACTACTGGCAGCGGCAACCCGACCCCAATGCCAATGCCACCCTGACCCTGACCCACGATCTGTTCCTGAGACTGTTGACCCGGCAGGCGAGCGCCAGGGAAGTGCTGTTTTCCGATGAGCTGGAAGTTGCCGGCAGCAAGCTGGACCTGATCCGGTTCTTTTCACTGTTCAGTATGGCCGATGGGAAATTTGATATCGTCACTCCGTGA
- a CDS encoding SRPBCC family protein: MFDIHVERIIDKDINTVFEILADHAAYARFRGVDGAKLLEPGHTEKNGEGALRHLDLGAIKFAERITCFERPYRLDYKIEKSSPLPFNHEIGSVTLSEVEGGTKVTWISRGSINIPVLGKLFLGPLFERKGRQGFGSLLKQIAAL; the protein is encoded by the coding sequence ATGTTTGATATTCATGTAGAACGTATTATCGACAAAGACATTAACACCGTATTCGAAATACTCGCCGACCACGCGGCGTATGCACGCTTTCGCGGAGTAGACGGTGCAAAGCTTCTGGAGCCCGGGCATACCGAGAAAAATGGCGAGGGAGCGCTGCGCCACCTTGATCTTGGCGCGATAAAATTTGCAGAGCGCATTACCTGCTTCGAGCGCCCCTACCGGCTCGATTACAAGATCGAAAAATCCTCGCCCCTGCCATTCAACCATGAAATCGGCAGCGTTACCCTGAGCGAGGTAGAAGGGGGGACCAAGGTCACCTGGATTTCCAGAGGCTCCATCAACATCCCTGTTCTCGGCAAACTCTTTCTCGGCCCCCTATTCGAGCGCAAGGGGCGCCAGGGCTTTGGCTCACTACTCAAGCAAATCGCTGCACTATGA